In Arsenicicoccus dermatophilus, a genomic segment contains:
- the murI gene encoding glutamate racemase, producing the protein MSDAPIGIFDSGYGGLTVARAVLDQMPSESIAYLGDTARAPYGPRPIAETRRYALECLDRLVDHRVKCLVIACNTASAAVLHDARERYVVPVVEVIRPAVRRAAAATRNDVVGVISTRGTHQSRAYPDAFAAAPQIRVISQPCPRFVEFVESGVTGGKEVVEVAREYLEPVIAQGVDTLILGCTHYPLLTGVLSYVMGDTVTLVSSADETAKDVYRVLADADALRPADQGTPVHSFTTTGDPAEFRRLARRFLGPEVDTVFADDRGAP; encoded by the coding sequence GTGAGCGACGCACCCATCGGCATCTTCGACAGCGGGTATGGCGGGCTGACGGTGGCGCGGGCGGTGCTGGACCAGATGCCCAGCGAGTCCATCGCCTATCTCGGGGACACCGCGCGGGCGCCGTACGGCCCCAGACCCATCGCGGAGACCCGCCGCTATGCCCTCGAGTGCCTCGACCGGTTGGTCGACCACCGGGTCAAGTGCCTGGTGATCGCCTGCAACACCGCGTCGGCGGCGGTGCTGCACGACGCGCGGGAGCGGTATGTCGTGCCCGTCGTCGAGGTGATCCGCCCGGCCGTCCGGCGAGCGGCGGCGGCCACCCGCAACGACGTCGTCGGGGTGATCTCCACCCGCGGGACGCACCAGTCGCGGGCCTACCCGGACGCCTTCGCGGCGGCTCCGCAGATCCGGGTGATCAGTCAGCCGTGCCCGCGCTTCGTGGAGTTCGTCGAGTCGGGGGTGACGGGCGGCAAGGAGGTCGTCGAGGTGGCCCGGGAGTACCTCGAGCCGGTGATCGCGCAGGGCGTGGACACGCTGATCCTCGGGTGTACCCACTACCCGCTGCTGACCGGCGTCCTGTCCTATGTGATGGGAGACACGGTGACACTGGTGTCCTCCGCGGACGAGACTGCCAAGGACGTCTACCGCGTGCTGGCGGACGCCGACGCGCTGCGCCCGGCCGACCAGGGGACTCCCGTCCACAGCTTCACGACCACGGGGGACCCGGCCGAGTTCCGGCGACTGGCGCGCCGGTTCCTCGGGCCCGAGGTGGACACCGTCTTCGCCGACGACAGGGGGGCGCCGTGA
- a CDS encoding amino acid ABC transporter ATP-binding protein codes for MTNGAGATAQESPRATEPARQPLVRALGVHKAFHGNEVLKGIDVDVHEGQVVCLLGPSGSGKTTFLRCINQLESIDRGRIWVDGELIGYREVGGRLHHLTDAQVAAQRREIGMVFQRFNLFPHMTVLANVMEAPVQVRREAKDVVRERALGLLDRVGLAEKAAAYPAQLSGGQQQRVAIARALAMQPKLMLFDEPTSALDPELVGEVLSVMRELAASGMTMIVVTHEMAFARDVADRIVFMDGGVVVEEGTPAEVIGAPRHERTRAFLSRRHHE; via the coding sequence ATGACGAACGGCGCCGGGGCCACGGCGCAGGAGAGTCCTCGCGCCACCGAGCCGGCGAGGCAGCCGCTCGTGCGGGCGCTCGGGGTGCACAAGGCCTTCCACGGCAACGAGGTGCTCAAGGGCATCGACGTGGATGTGCACGAGGGGCAGGTCGTGTGCCTGCTCGGGCCCTCGGGCTCGGGCAAGACGACCTTCCTGCGGTGCATCAACCAGCTGGAGTCGATCGACCGTGGCCGGATCTGGGTCGACGGGGAGCTGATCGGCTACCGCGAGGTCGGCGGCAGGCTGCACCACCTCACCGACGCCCAGGTCGCGGCCCAGCGTCGGGAGATCGGGATGGTCTTCCAGCGGTTCAACCTGTTCCCGCACATGACGGTGCTCGCCAACGTCATGGAGGCGCCGGTGCAGGTCAGGCGCGAGGCCAAGGACGTGGTGCGGGAGCGGGCGCTCGGGCTGCTCGACCGAGTCGGGCTGGCGGAGAAGGCCGCGGCCTATCCCGCCCAGCTGTCCGGCGGTCAGCAGCAGCGCGTCGCGATCGCCCGGGCCCTGGCGATGCAGCCCAAGCTGATGCTCTTCGACGAGCCCACGTCGGCGCTCGACCCCGAGCTGGTGGGGGAGGTGCTCTCGGTGATGCGGGAGCTCGCCGCGTCGGGCATGACGATGATCGTGGTGACCCACGAGATGGCCTTCGCCCGGGACGTGGCTGACCGGATCGTCTTCATGGACGGCGGAGTCGTGGTCGAGGAGGGCACGCCCGCCGAGGTGATCGGGGCGCCGCGCCACGAGCGGACCCGCGCCTTCCTGTCGCGCAGGCACCACGAGTGA
- a CDS encoding amino acid ABC transporter permease has protein sequence MATSVTEPVRPDGPAADRPGAIDARPVRHPWRWVAVAVIAVLVAMLVSSFLTNPRWDIPFMLRVMNYTPVLKGLMLGTVIGTVIAMVIGVVLGVVLAVMRLSANPVLSGTAAVYTWFFRSIPRLVLLTMLGTGIGYLYPQLSIGVPFGRQLAGALGLDWDATFATVDINAWSNTIWAGAIGLGISEAAYMAEIARAGILSVDPGQREAAQALGMSSGQTMRRIVLPQAMRVIVPPTGNETLAMVKDTSLLSAVPISWELFYQTQVIGNRTLKIMPTMMAAVCWYVVICSVLMVGQYFLERHFGRGFGSKPSRRQQQVDHLLGTTGSH, from the coding sequence ATGGCCACCTCCGTCACCGAGCCGGTGCGCCCGGACGGCCCCGCCGCCGACCGGCCCGGCGCCATCGACGCGCGACCGGTGCGGCACCCCTGGCGCTGGGTCGCCGTCGCGGTCATCGCCGTCCTGGTCGCCATGCTGGTCAGCTCCTTCCTGACCAACCCGCGCTGGGACATCCCCTTCATGCTGCGGGTGATGAACTACACGCCCGTGCTCAAGGGGCTGATGCTCGGCACCGTCATCGGCACGGTCATCGCCATGGTGATCGGCGTCGTCCTCGGCGTGGTCCTCGCCGTGATGCGGCTCTCGGCCAACCCCGTGCTCAGCGGCACGGCCGCGGTCTACACGTGGTTCTTCCGCTCGATCCCGCGCCTGGTGCTGCTCACCATGCTCGGCACCGGCATCGGCTACCTCTACCCGCAGCTGTCGATCGGGGTCCCCTTCGGCCGGCAGCTCGCCGGGGCGCTCGGCCTGGACTGGGACGCGACCTTCGCCACGGTGGACATCAACGCGTGGTCCAACACCATCTGGGCCGGGGCGATCGGGCTGGGCATCTCCGAGGCGGCCTACATGGCCGAGATCGCCCGTGCCGGCATCCTGTCGGTCGACCCGGGCCAGCGGGAGGCGGCCCAGGCCCTGGGCATGTCGTCCGGGCAGACGATGCGCCGGATCGTGCTGCCGCAGGCGATGCGGGTGATCGTGCCGCCCACCGGCAACGAGACCCTCGCCATGGTCAAGGACACCTCGCTGCTGTCCGCGGTCCCCATCAGCTGGGAGCTCTTCTACCAGACCCAGGTCATCGGCAACCGGACGCTCAAGATCATGCCGACGATGATGGCCGCGGTGTGCTGGTACGTCGTGATCTGCTCGGTCCTGATGGTCGGCCAGTACTTCCTGGAGCGGCACTTCGGTCGCGGCTTCGGCAGCAAGCCGTCCCGGCGACAGCAGCAGGTCGACCACCTGCTCGGCACCACGGGGAGCCACTGA
- a CDS encoding ABC transporter substrate-binding protein has product MLRRSALSTATAITLAATASLALTACGSDSLDTPSTAGKAAGTDSAPATQTVDAALAAKVPAAIKAKGTVTVGSDASYAPNEFMGADGQTVTGMDVDLFAAAMQKLGLKAEFTNAEFPSIILGVTSGKYDVGVSSLTINDERKKQVTMVQYFNAGTLWAVKKGNPTQVDPDKACGLKVGVQKGTVQVDDLAARSKKCTDGGRPAITTVVETEQSKVTADLVSGKVEAMAADSPVTNYAIKQTSGQLEVVGTMYDSAPYGIVVPKAQADFAQVISEAYAALARSGDYRKILDRWNNADGGVSSFTVNP; this is encoded by the coding sequence GTGCTTCGTCGCTCCGCCCTGTCCACGGCCACCGCCATCACCCTCGCCGCCACCGCCTCCCTCGCGCTGACGGCCTGCGGGTCGGACTCCCTCGACACCCCCTCGACGGCAGGCAAGGCGGCGGGCACGGACTCCGCCCCGGCCACCCAGACCGTCGACGCGGCCCTGGCGGCCAAGGTCCCGGCCGCGATCAAGGCCAAGGGCACGGTCACGGTGGGCTCGGACGCGTCGTACGCCCCCAACGAGTTCATGGGCGCCGACGGCCAGACGGTGACGGGCATGGACGTCGACCTGTTCGCCGCGGCGATGCAGAAGCTCGGTCTGAAGGCGGAGTTCACCAACGCCGAGTTCCCGTCGATCATCCTGGGAGTCACCAGCGGGAAGTACGACGTGGGCGTCTCGTCCTTGACCATCAACGACGAGCGCAAGAAGCAGGTCACCATGGTGCAGTACTTCAACGCCGGCACCCTGTGGGCGGTGAAGAAGGGCAACCCCACGCAGGTGGACCCGGACAAGGCCTGCGGCCTGAAGGTCGGCGTGCAGAAGGGCACCGTCCAGGTCGACGACCTCGCCGCCCGCTCCAAGAAGTGCACCGACGGCGGCCGACCCGCCATCACCACGGTCGTCGAGACCGAGCAGTCCAAGGTCACCGCGGACCTGGTCTCCGGCAAGGTCGAGGCCATGGCCGCCGACTCTCCGGTCACCAACTACGCCATCAAGCAGACCAGCGGCCAGCTCGAGGTCGTCGGCACGATGTACGACTCCGCGCCGTACGGCATCGTCGTCCCCAAGGCCCAGGCCGACTTCGCGCAGGTGATCTCCGAGGCCTACGCCGCCCTGGCGAGGTCCGGGGACTACCGGAAGATCCTCGACCGGTGGAACAACGCCGACGGCGGCGTCTCCTCCTTCACCGTCAACCCCTGA